Proteins co-encoded in one Malus sylvestris chromosome 9, drMalSylv7.2, whole genome shotgun sequence genomic window:
- the LOC126633942 gene encoding uncharacterized protein LOC126633942, with protein sequence MGEFLAATAGPIDRIVSSLHSELVAMRCAVGLIKSCYLDDVRVNFEGDSSVVLEAMKGKGEDYSIWGSVINYLRFFLLGLPNLECSHVWREGNLAVHRLARMGLGVSQELVWFEEPPFLIQDILFEEGL encoded by the coding sequence ATGGGTGAATTCCTAGCAGCCACTGCTGGACCCATTGATCGAATCGTGTCTTCTCTTCACTCAGAATTGGTTGCAATGCGTTGTGCGGTGGGACTTATTAAGAGTTGCTATTTGGACGATGTGAGGGTTAATTTTGAAGGAGACTCTAGTGTGGTGCTGGAGGCCATGAAGGGTAAAGGGGAGGATTATTCTATTTGGGGCTCTGTTATAAATTATTTGAGATTCTTTCTCTTGGGATTGCCAAATTTGGAGTGTAGCCATGTATGGAGGGAAGGTAACTTGGCAGTGCATCGGCTTGCTCGAATGGGCCTTGGTGTTTCTCAGGAGTTGGTGTGGTTCGAGGAGCCTCCATTTTTGATTCAAGACATCTTATTTGAGGAAGGATTGTAA